Proteins from a genomic interval of Acidobacteriota bacterium:
- a CDS encoding tetratricopeptide repeat protein: MSSETVLHIKLIELGNGLAELRYYFDNPNDYTSRKLEVKAIEPLITAAETDYYTVLPKDLVQNGQKLFNWLDQADRFLATAIGDTPVDRLLVLAISTTGKLGHLPWETLHDGKSFLVESRSPRIVPVRWTDKTATGYAPANRPLRVLFMATSPQDSTSPLDFEREEALILDATSKKPLTLTVEESGNLKELHETITNYDELDVFHLTGHATHTDDGPQFLMESDIGTKELATGEEIAKALHHKPKLVFLSGCKTGQAMKAGDVPSMAETLLQHGFTAVLGWGRSVLETDASQAAAALYHELSSGESPTHALAATYEKLIEEKARDWHLLRLYVIGGIPQPLVTPLKTKGRKPAVPASVTPRFLDADHKIKVPKREDFVGRRRVLQRCLKVLRYESDRLGVVLHGMGGLGKSSLAARMCDRLHEEFTLVAWFGRIDEPSLVNKLAEHIQNKELRDTLLDPHTELKFKLWPVFEQVEKPFLLVLDDFEQNFETNGGALNWRDGLPVLSVDAVDVLKALAFAISQTNGRHRVIVTSRYEFAIEEASQFHVEPALDGLRDADWRKKIRRLEAGKTIPTDLKDAREHAIRVADGNPRLLEWLFKLLTTPGLDLMTILAEMDKKEAAFRESILAAELLKQQSPVLRQVLARTLVFDHPVPKAAIEAICDDISGVDHHLERAATLGLIEITVLPGDVSHYRVPRILLPLLKSEQPADQKALCQKATSVLYQFWWKPDDGVIEPQVLEIHRLAILGQAKEIAIELGGRLSRHWVNTSRFHEATKLCEMTLEISPNDFLILQNLAQAKQALGNIEEAQAYFQSALFHCPVEEMIERANILHNSASLYLTQGKKDEALAFLYQALAIDERLGDVKGKAASLHALAIILASEGRVGEAVALFNQSLEINEQIGNIQGRAATLYHLANLLSQQGQVAEALTFYQQALELNGSIGHIQGGAATLLQIATLHAQQGKIGDAFTLYQQAVKHFEDIGHIQGQASSRHAIAILYTKQGKIDEAFAIFQESLELFERIGYVQGKAATLHELARLFAQQGQTEKAIALYKESLRLKEDIQDIKGKALTLHELANIFTQQGWVTEALDLSHQSLELTERIGDVQGKAITMGMMAQLLAQKGEFRTAIAYLQESQVILEKIKSPIAEQVGRTLMRVIFMAIETLHGEETLQEFMAALESDDHEKAQAMVDSI, encoded by the coding sequence ATGTCGTCAGAAACCGTCCTCCATATCAAACTGATTGAACTGGGCAATGGATTGGCTGAATTGCGCTACTATTTCGACAACCCGAATGACTACACGTCGCGCAAACTCGAAGTCAAAGCCATCGAACCGCTCATCACGGCGGCGGAAACGGATTACTACACGGTACTTCCCAAAGATCTGGTGCAGAACGGTCAGAAGCTCTTCAACTGGCTTGACCAGGCCGACCGATTTCTGGCGACGGCTATTGGTGACACTCCGGTGGATCGGTTGCTGGTGCTGGCGATTTCGACCACCGGAAAACTCGGTCATCTGCCGTGGGAGACGCTCCACGATGGAAAGAGCTTTCTGGTCGAGAGCCGAAGCCCGCGCATTGTGCCGGTTCGCTGGACTGACAAAACCGCAACGGGCTATGCGCCAGCCAATCGGCCCTTGCGGGTCTTGTTTATGGCGACGTCTCCGCAGGACAGCACGTCACCACTTGATTTCGAACGCGAAGAAGCCCTCATCCTCGATGCCACCAGCAAAAAGCCGTTGACCCTGACGGTTGAAGAAAGCGGCAACCTGAAGGAACTCCACGAAACAATCACCAATTATGATGAACTGGATGTCTTTCACCTGACTGGACATGCCACACACACCGACGACGGTCCACAATTCCTGATGGAATCTGACATCGGCACAAAAGAACTGGCAACCGGTGAGGAAATTGCCAAAGCACTCCACCACAAACCCAAACTGGTTTTCCTTTCGGGGTGTAAGACCGGACAGGCGATGAAAGCGGGGGATGTGCCGTCAATGGCGGAAACCTTGCTCCAGCATGGGTTTACGGCGGTGCTCGGATGGGGGCGTTCGGTGCTTGAAACCGATGCCAGCCAGGCCGCAGCGGCGCTCTATCACGAGCTTTCCTCCGGAGAAAGCCCAACCCACGCACTGGCAGCCACTTATGAAAAGTTGATTGAAGAAAAAGCGCGTGACTGGCATTTGCTCCGGCTGTATGTGATTGGCGGTATCCCTCAACCGCTCGTGACGCCACTCAAAACCAAAGGCCGAAAACCAGCGGTGCCAGCATCCGTCACCCCCCGGTTTCTCGATGCTGACCACAAAATCAAAGTTCCCAAACGGGAAGACTTCGTTGGCCGACGGCGGGTGCTGCAACGCTGTTTGAAAGTGCTCCGGTATGAATCTGACCGGCTAGGCGTGGTGCTCCACGGGATGGGAGGTCTGGGCAAAAGCAGTCTCGCCGCCCGGATGTGTGACCGATTGCACGAAGAGTTCACCCTCGTGGCCTGGTTTGGGAGAATTGACGAGCCTTCGCTGGTCAACAAACTTGCTGAACATATTCAAAATAAAGAACTTCGTGACACACTGCTTGATCCGCATACCGAACTCAAATTCAAGCTCTGGCCGGTTTTTGAACAGGTTGAAAAGCCGTTCCTGCTGGTGCTGGATGACTTTGAGCAAAATTTTGAAACAAACGGTGGCGCGTTGAACTGGCGTGACGGATTGCCGGTGCTCTCGGTTGATGCCGTTGACGTCTTGAAAGCCCTCGCCTTTGCGATTTCCCAAACCAATGGTCGCCATCGCGTGATTGTCACCAGCCGCTATGAATTTGCGATTGAAGAAGCCTCCCAGTTTCACGTTGAACCCGCCCTCGATGGTTTGCGCGATGCCGACTGGCGGAAAAAGATTCGCCGTCTCGAAGCTGGAAAGACCATTCCAACTGACCTCAAAGACGCCCGCGAACATGCTATCCGTGTGGCTGATGGCAATCCACGGTTGCTCGAATGGCTCTTCAAATTGCTCACCACGCCGGGGCTTGACCTGATGACCATCCTGGCCGAGATGGACAAAAAAGAAGCTGCCTTCCGGGAAAGCATTCTGGCAGCGGAACTTCTCAAACAACAATCACCAGTGCTTCGGCAGGTACTGGCACGAACCCTGGTTTTTGACCACCCGGTGCCCAAAGCCGCGATTGAAGCCATCTGCGACGATATTTCCGGCGTTGACCATCACCTGGAGCGCGCCGCTACCCTGGGACTGATTGAAATCACAGTACTTCCTGGTGATGTGAGCCATTACCGAGTGCCACGCATTCTGCTGCCGCTCCTGAAATCAGAACAACCCGCCGACCAGAAAGCCCTCTGCCAGAAAGCCACATCAGTGCTGTATCAGTTTTGGTGGAAACCCGACGATGGAGTCATTGAACCACAAGTTCTGGAAATTCACCGGTTAGCCATCTTAGGCCAAGCAAAGGAAATTGCGATTGAATTAGGAGGCCGACTTTCCCGGCATTGGGTCAACACTAGCCGATTTCATGAAGCGACCAAGTTGTGTGAAATGACATTGGAAATCTCACCTAACGATTTTTTGATTCTCCAAAATCTAGCTCAGGCCAAACAAGCACTAGGTAATATCGAAGAAGCGCAGGCTTATTTCCAATCTGCATTATTTCATTGCCCAGTGGAAGAGATGATAGAAAGAGCAAACATTCTTCATAATTCAGCTAGTCTTTATCTAACTCAGGGAAAAAAAGACGAAGCGCTCGCCTTTCTTTACCAAGCATTAGCGATTGACGAACGTCTTGGTGATGTTAAAGGCAAAGCTGCTTCGCTTCATGCTCTTGCTATTATCCTTGCTTCCGAAGGCCGAGTTGGTGAAGCCGTTGCGCTGTTCAATCAGTCCTTAGAAATCAATGAACAAATTGGGAATATTCAAGGCAGAGCCGCTACACTTTACCACCTTGCTAATCTACTCTCCCAGCAGGGCCAAGTTGCAGAAGCACTTACTTTTTACCAGCAAGCGTTAGAACTCAATGGAAGCATTGGGCATATTCAAGGTGGAGCTGCTACTTTGCTCCAAATAGCGACTCTCCACGCCCAACAAGGAAAGATAGGCGATGCTTTCACTCTTTATCAGCAAGCAGTGAAGCACTTTGAGGATATTGGGCATATTCAAGGCCAAGCCTCTTCACGACACGCAATAGCCATTCTCTATACCAAGCAAGGCAAAATAGATGAAGCTTTTGCCATTTTCCAGGAATCATTAGAACTCTTTGAACGCATTGGATATGTACAGGGCAAAGCTGCCACACTACATGAGCTTGCCAGACTCTTCGCGCAACAAGGTCAGACAGAAAAAGCTATTGCTCTTTACAAAGAATCTTTAAGGCTTAAAGAAGATATTCAAGACATTAAAGGCAAAGCCCTCACCTTGCATGAATTGGCCAACATTTTCACCCAGCAAGGTTGGGTCACGGAGGCCCTCGACCTCTCCCACCAGTCGTTGGAACTCACCGAACGCATCGGCGACGTCCAGGGCAAGGCCATAACGATGGGGATGATGGCTCAACTCCTGGCACAAAAGGGAGAGTTCCGAACGGCTATTGCCTATTTGCAGGAATCACAAGTTATCCTGGAAAAGATCAAATCCCCAATTGCCGAGCAAGTGGGACGGACATTGATGCGGGTTATTTTTATGGCGATTGAAACCCTGCACGGTGAGGAAACCCTGCAGGAATTTATGGCGGCCCTGGAATCGGACGATCATGAAAAGGCACAGGCGATGGTTGATAGCATTTAG